A window from Calliopsis andreniformis isolate RMS-2024a chromosome 7, iyCalAndr_principal, whole genome shotgun sequence encodes these proteins:
- the LOC143181882 gene encoding uncharacterized protein LOC143181882: MWGNDKSDSLEEINWWGWSYKNARFDSVEHIGGNNRSRFDTVRKGYNNFFNLLLDGKQRRRNGLLSIEKRKYKNDNAAAAVCVATARIAAASRNAGFTQKIKKMKHLIKFYKYRRGTRGTRGARGARGGRGGRGGRGGRGGRGGRGGRGEGGEGRGPKNIIIIK; encoded by the exons ATGTGGGGGAATGATAAGAGCGATAGTTTAGAAGAGATAAACTGGTGGGGATGGTCATACAAAAACGCGAGATTCGATTCAGTGGAACATATTGGTGGGAATAATCGTTCTAGATTTGATACTGTAAG AAAAGGATACAacaatttctttaatttattgTTAGATGGCAAACAAAGAAGACGCAATGGACTGCTCTCCATcgaaaaaagaaaatacaagAACGACAACGCCGCGGCCGCGGTCTGCGTCGCCACGGCAAGGATCGCCGCCGCCAGCAGAAATGCTGGCTTTACTCAAAAA ataaaaaaaatgaaacatcTAATAAAATTTTACAAATACAGAAGAGGCACAAGAGGCACAAGAGGCGCAAGAGGCGCAAGAGGCGGGAGAGGTGGGAGAGGCGGAAGAGGCGGGAGAGGCGGGAGAGGTGGGAGAGGCGGGAGAGGAGAGGGAGGAGAGGGCCGCGGTCCAAAAAACATTATcataataaaatga
- the LOC143181602 gene encoding uncharacterized protein LOC143181602 isoform X1, with product MGNRKRSNNIHVNMFETRVWNWKLCCITQQSVEWSLSSRSILDESPVKVDHSEKTTEFRNILRSGESFNGFNFVRKRFKSLFRYCISEMNFVFDKVFRSDEDVVNITVAKIQST from the exons ATGGGAAATAGGAAGAGGTCCAACAATATCCATGTGAATATGTTCGAAACGAGAGTTTGGAACTGGAAATTGTGTTG CATTACCCAGCAGAGCGTTGAGTGGAGCTTGAGCAGTCGCAGCATTCTTGATGAATCTCCTGTAAAAGTTGATCATTCCGAGAAAACGACGGAGTTCAGAAATATTCTTCGGAGTGGGGAAAGTTTTAATGGCTTCAACTTTGTCAGGAAGAGGTTTAAGTCCCTGTTCAGATACTGTATATCCGAG ATGAATTTTGTGTTCGACAAGGTCTTTCGAAGCGATGAGGATGTCGTCAATATAACAGTAGCAAAAATCCAGTCCACGTAG
- the LOC143181602 gene encoding uncharacterized protein LOC143181602 isoform X2 gives MGNRKRSNNIHVNMFETRVWNWKLCCITQQSVEWSLSSRSILDESPVKVDHSEKTTEFRNILRSGESFNGFNFVRKRFKSLFRYCISEVFRSDEDVVNITVAKIQST, from the exons ATGGGAAATAGGAAGAGGTCCAACAATATCCATGTGAATATGTTCGAAACGAGAGTTTGGAACTGGAAATTGTGTTG CATTACCCAGCAGAGCGTTGAGTGGAGCTTGAGCAGTCGCAGCATTCTTGATGAATCTCCTGTAAAAGTTGATCATTCCGAGAAAACGACGGAGTTCAGAAATATTCTTCGGAGTGGGGAAAGTTTTAATGGCTTCAACTTTGTCAGGAAGAGGTTTAAGTCCCTGTTCAGATACTGTATATCCGAG GTCTTTCGAAGCGATGAGGATGTCGTCAATATAACAGTAGCAAAAATCCAGTCCACGTAG
- the LOC143181883 gene encoding general transcription factor II-I repeat domain-containing protein 2A-like — MCEKFELIEGLKLVNTENPSYAISLLIAKKGKPFTEGDFVKKCLTEAVSAFGNSISFEEAASIPLSDKTVASRISDISLSIEEKLSALLNTCRYFSVRLHESTDNRHISQLSIFARIVQSDFSYVEELLDFVPLHGTTTGVDLFSAVENTLRKFRTDFSKCSAVLTDGAKTMTGTKIGLYGQFKNRDFKFPMIHCIIHQEALCGKEIKLSFAMELVTKIINSIKGGNKFLSHRKFIEFLETHNAVYTDVPLHCEVRWLSAAKSLTKFFAMRKEIFLFLQENPSINSVEYSSLLTDVSFLCELSFVVDLTSHLNRLNLKLQKPTERISELYSHVDSFRRRLTVFQHHLEEKNCFFFLTSKLIFEEFGDECDFADHFHILRSVIDQFNKRFTDFDSLKNDLILLENPLTVRIEEQDLEYQEELCDLQHDISLKTRQETGAEFFKILDESTYPCLKNFAFRLLSMFGSTYLCECSFSKMRSVKTEQRTLLNDSSLSSLMRTATSRLPIDISSLPSTSKRARKSSFTKP, encoded by the exons ATGTGCGAGAAGTTTGAATTAATTGAGGGGCTCAAATTAGTAAATACAGAAAATC CTTCCTACGCTATTTCCCTTTTAATAGCGAAGAAGGGTAAACCATTCACTGAAGGCGATTTCGTAAAGAAATGTCTCACTGAAGCGGTTTCAGCCTTCGGAAATTCAATTTCATTTGAAGAAGCTGCGAGCATCCCACTTAGTGATAAAACCGTGGCTTCCCGAATTTCGGATATTAGTTTATCTATCGAAGAGAAATTATCTGCACTTCTAAACACCTGTCGTTATTTTTCCGTACGTTTGCACGAAAGCACCGATAACCGACATATTAGTCAATTGAGCATTTTCGCTCGAATTGTACAAAGTGATTTCTCGTATGTCGAGGAGCTTTTAGATTTCGTGCCTTTACATGGTACAACGACAGGTGTAGATCTCTTCAGTGCAGTAGAGAACACTCTTCGAAAGTTTAGAACTGACTTTTCTAAATGCTCTGCAGTGTTAACCGATGGTGCAAAAACCATGACAGGTACCAAGATAGGACTGTATGGGCAATTCAAAAATCGTGATTTCAAGTTTCCAATGATACACTGTATCATTCATCAAGAAGCGTTATGCggaaaagaaattaaattatCTTTCGCCATGGAACTGGTTACAAAGATAATCAATTCTATTAAGGGCGGCAATAAATTTCTTTCTCATAGGAAATTTATTGAATTTCTTGAAACGCATAATGCTGTTTATACTGATGTTCCCCTCCATTGTGAAGTTCGCTGGCTGAGTGCAGCGAAATCTTTGACTAAATTTTTTGCTATGagaaaagaaatttttctttttttgcaaGAAAATCCAAGTATAAATTCGGTCGAATATTCTTCGTTATTAACAGATGTGAGCTTCCTTTGTGAACTCTCATTTGTAGTTGATCTCACTAGCCATTTAAACAGATTAAATTTAAAACTTCAAAAGCCTACCGAAAGAATTTCAGAATTATATAGCCACGTCGATTCCTTCCGTAGAAGGCTAACTGTTTTTCAACATCATCTCGAAGAAAAAAACTGTTTCTTTTTCCTCACGTCCAAATTAATCTTCGAAGAATTCGGTGATGAGTGTGATTTTGCTGATCATTTTCATATTCTTCGTTCGGTGATAGACCAGTTTAATAAGCGTTTCACTGACTTCGATTCGCTTAAAAATGATCTAATTCTCCTTGAGAATCCCCTCACCGTGAGAATCGAAGAACAAGACCTCGAGTATCAAGAAGAACTGTGCGATCTTCAGCACGATATTTCTTTAAAAACGAGGCAAGAAACAGGAGCCGAATTCTTTAAAATTCTGGATGAATCAACGTATCCCTGTCTTAAAAATTTTGCGTTCCGACTTCTCTCAATGTTCGGATCAACATATTTGTGCGAATGTTCGTTCTCGAAAATGCGAAGTGTCAAGACAGAACAGCGCACACTTCTAAACGATTCCTCGCTTTCGTCTTTGATGCGAACAGCGACGTCCAGACTCCCCATTGATATTTCTAGTTTACCAAGCACGTCTAAGCGTGCTCGAAAATCTAGTTTTACCAAACCTTAA
- the LOC143181884 gene encoding uncharacterized protein LOC143181884, with protein sequence MRNRKPSTDNQPSSSASTNLPSSQLCPTTELMLNPVRHARSTTSAINSIILLATARVRIFNRHAQNVLARILLDQGSEVSLVTENLVQQLCIPRKASHVLLRVGNQSTFRFLFRYLAHVLSKLTTMIPAAPTVNSAWPHIQNLPLADPQFGQPGYIDIIIGADVYGQLLDGPILQGPSDSSIAQTTKFGWILSGPTKALSSLQEIHMHQCSVEADLSELLERFWHQEEICPPSSGGSLSMLEHTCDDHFARTHTRDPTGQYIVRLTFKAPFDQLGDSKPAALRMLRHLHTKFQKDQMLFQSYTTFLSEYKNLHHMVEVSANESDPDHSFYLPRRRVLKESSTTTKLRVVFNGSCKVINGQIYSTSYSDFVAFILPMPVILRKCTAK encoded by the exons ATGCG CAATCGAAAACCGTCAACCGATAATCAACCTTCTTCATCTGCGTCAACCAATCTTCCGTCCAGTCAGTTATGTCCTACCACAGAACTCATGCTAAACCCAGTCCGTCACGCACGTTCAACGACATCTGCCATTAACTCAATTATTTTATTAGCCACTGCACGAGTCAGGATCTTCAACCGTCATGCTCAAAATGTCCTTGCACGCATTTTACTAGATCAAGGATCAGAAGTGTCGTTAGTGACAGAGAATTTGGTGCAACAACTTTGCATTCCAAGAAAGGCTTCACATGTTCTACTCAGAGTCGGAAATCAAT CCACATTTCGATTCCTCTTTCGATATCTAGCGCATGTACTGTCAAAATTAACCACCATGATCCCAGCAGCCCCAACCGTGAACTCTGCATGGCCTCACATTCAAAACCTTCCGTTAGCAGATCCTCAGTTTGGACAGCCCGGATACATCGATATCATAATTGGTGCCGACGTGTATGGACAGTTACTGGACGGCCCTATCCTTCAAGGACCTTCCGATTCATCCATTGCTCAGACTACAAAATTCGGATGGATACTTTCAGGTCCCACTAAAGCTCTATCTAGTCTCCAGGAAATACACATGCACCAATGTTCTGTTGAAGCCGATCTATCGGAGTTGCTGGAGCGATTTTGGCATCAGGAAGAAATTTGTCCCCCTTCATCAGGTGGCTCCTTGTCAATGCTAGAACACACCTGCGACGACCACTTTGCTAGAACTCATACACGCGATCCCACGGGACAGTATATCGTCCGGCTAACATTTAAGGCACCCTTTGACCAGTTAGGAGATTCAAAACCAGCCGCCCTTCGCATGCTGCGACACCTTCATACTAAATTTCAGAAAGACCAGATGCTCTTCCAGTCCTATACCACGTTCCTGTCAGAGTATAAAAACCTCCATCATATGGTTGAAGTGTCAGCCAACGAGTCTGATCCTGACCATTCCTTTTACTTGCCTCGTCGCAGGGTACTAAAAGAATCGAGCACAACTACAAAATTGCGAGTTGTTTTTAATGGATCTTGCAAGGTGATTAATGG ACAGATATATTCGACGTCCTACTCTGATTTCGTCGCTTTCATTTTGCCTATGCCTGTGATATTGAGAAAATGTACTGCTAAATGA
- the LOC143181885 gene encoding uncharacterized protein LOC143181885, translated as MNAHTTDQPFQRIYWTDNNNLLTYQLTTVTYGLASAPYLDEGRKYPSTVDVMSHTRYVDDIYGGADTIEEAQSQASQLNNLCMAGGFPLRKWATNYRPTLKHIPEQHHHQTPSIDIPQPVIPALGLSWNTITDMLHFRLDTSVANHITKRTLLSRIAQIFDTQGLLSPVTIQAKVFMQTLWILRLAWDTQLSEPQVQEWHRVSQAMCGVETIKIPRWIKTTATGASELHGFCDASQTAMAAVVYLQTVQSNNEINVAILCSKTKVAPLKRMTIPRLELTTAIMLTRLVAPVQNLFNWRHSSCHLWTDSSIVLTWLNNHSSRWQEFVYNRVCLIQETLPTAIWNHIAGKCNPADCATRRLSVEQLQNHQTWWSGPSWLLEDKSCWPTFAGSVPPLKHLSEKRNRSRTTILHTTASVSIWNLIFRYSSIKRLLRMTVICKRVLQRARKIPNTSLQFAIQPQKLEDYQRYWIRTTQRIHFATEFTLLEGNPDLPKSNPLTKLSPFNNTHQLLRVKVRLENSPLGDKRHTNGRFMEPHKTPSVIFGTPTESLVGELLFGHTYSSVSNVLATAVYRLNN; from the exons ATGAATGCCCATACTACCGATCAACCTTTCCAACGGATTTATTGGACGGATAACAATAATCTTCTAACATATCAGCTTACTACAGTCACCTATGGACTTGCGTCTGCCCCATATCTA GATGAAGGTCGGAAGTACCCATCCACGGTTGATGTAATGTCACACACGCGGTACGTTGACGATATTTATGGAGGAGCGGACACTATCGAAGAAGCACAATCACAGGCCTCCCAGTTAAACAACCTGTGCATGGCGGGCGGCTTCCCTCTACGGAAATGGGCAACTAACTATCGTCCGACGCTGAAACATATCCCGGAACAACATCATCACCAAACTCCTTCCATAGATATTCCACAACCGGTTATACCCGCCTTAGGTTTATCTTGGAACACTATCACAGATATGTTGCATTTTAGATTAGACACCTCGGTCGCCAACCACATCACTAAAAGGACACTGTTATCACGGATAGCTCAGATTTTTGACACCCAAGGGCTCTTATCCCCTGTGACTATTCAAGCTAAAGTCTTCATGCAAACTTTGTGGATACTAAGACTGGCATGGGATACTCAATTATCCGAACCACAGGTACAGGAATGGCATCGAGTCTCTCAAGCAATGTGTGGTGTAGAAACGATCAAAATTCCTAGATGGATCAAGACTACGGCTACTGGAGCCAGTGAACTCCACGGATTTTGTGACGCATCCCAAACTGCGATGGCAGCCGTCGTTTATCTTCAAACAGTTCAATCCAACAATGAGATCAATGTAGCCATTCTTTGTTCAAAAACGAAAGTCGCTCCGTTAAAACGTATGACGATCCCACGTTTGGAACTTACTACCGCAATTATGTTGACACGCCTAGTCGCACCTGTCCAAAATTTGTTTAATTGGCGACATTCATCGTGTCACCTCTGGACAGACTCGTCAATCGTTCTCACTTGGTTGAACAACCACTCGTCACGTTGGCAGGAATTTGTTTACAATAGAGTCTGCTTGATTCAGGAAACCCTGCCTACTGCTATTTGGAATCACATTGCCGGCAAATGCAACCCAGCTGACTGTGCAACCAGGAGGTTATCAGTCGAACAGCTTCAGAATCATCAAACTTGGTGGTCAGGCCCATCATGGCTGTTGGAAGACAAATCGTGTTGGCCAACATTCGCTGGTTCTGTCCCCCCTCTGAAACATCTCTCAGAGAAACGAAATCGGTCACGTACCaccattctacacacaaccgccTCAGTTTCGATATGGAATTTGATCTTCCGATACTCGTCAATCAAGCGGCTCCTACGCATGACCGTGATTTGTAAACGAGTTTTACAACGTGCGAGAAAAATCCCTAACACATCCCTACAATTCGCGATTCAACCGCAAAAGTTGGAGGACTATCAACGTTATTGGATTCGGACAACTCAACGTATTCATTTTGCTACTGAATTTACATTACTCGAAGGGAATCCGGACTTACCTAAGTCAAACCCCCTAACGAAGTTGTCTCCGTTCAATAACACTCATCAATTGCTGCGTGTTAAGGTACGTTTGGAAAACTCGCCATTAGGTGATAAG AGGCACACGAACGGACGCTTCATGGAACCACACAAGACACCCTCAGTTATCTTCGGAACACCTACTGAATCATTGGTGGGAGAGCTCCTGTTCGGTCATACGTACTCAAGTGTGTCAAATGTACTCGCTACCGCCGTTTACAGGCTCAACAATTGA
- the LOC143181886 gene encoding uncharacterized protein LOC143181886, protein MGQLPPSRAHLPSKLEKSKQRAPTRPEWPYSFAFPHPPSMWNIGICATITSDCGTNFKGADQKLKDLFSKSSAQLKELASLLAMDGIVWNFNHSDTPHFGGKWEAGVKSVKHHLKRVTGNAILTYEEMSILLIKIEAVLNSRLLCPPTDHPADLEVLTPGHFPIEQPLTLVPEPNMIHGDHPPILRWQRITQILQSFWAKWLKGYLQHFQAMYKWNKSSPNLIIETVVLILDDRYPPSKTSTSLIKWPVTKVCPLPITAVREQFLACDNEGGRQ, encoded by the exons ATGGGTCAGCTGCCTCCGTCTCGA GCCCATTTACCCTCAAAACTTGAAAAGTCAAAGCAACGCGCACCTACAAGGCCTGAGTGGCCCTATTCGTTTGCCTTTCCACATCCGCCATCCATGTGGAACAT AGGAATCTGTGCCACGATTACCAGTGATTGTGGAACAAATTTTAAAGGAGCGGATCAGAAGCTAAAGGACTTATTCTCAAAATCATCCGCTCAGCTCAAAGAACTTGCCTCGCTTCTTGCAATGGATGGAATTGTGTGGAACTTCAATCATTCAGACACCCCACATTTTGGCGGAAAGTGGGAAGCTGGAGTGAAATCCGTGAAACATCATTTGAAGCGCGTAACAGGGAATGCTATCTTAACCTATGAAGAAATGTCCATCCTTTTGATCAAAATCGAAGCCGTACTTAATTCTCGCCTGTTATGCCCCCCGACGGATCATCCGGCTGACTTAGAGGTGCTGACCCCAGGCCATTTTCCCATTGAACAACCTCTGACATTGGTTCCAGAACCAAACATGATCCATGGCGACCATCCACCAATTCTCCGCTGGCAACGGATAACTCAAATCCTTCAAAGTTTCTGGGCCAAGTGGCTGAAAGGATATCTACAACATTTCCAGGCGATGTACAAATGGAACAAATCCTCTCCGAATCTAATAATTGAGACCGTAGTGCTCATCCTCGATGATAGGTACCCCCCGTCAAA AACCAGTACGTCTCTCATTAAGTGGCCTGTCACCAAAGTCTGTCCTTTACCTATAACCGCCGTCCGAGAACAATTCCTTGCCTGCGACAATGAAGGCGGGCGGCAATGA